The Lachnospiraceae bacterium KM106-2 nucleotide sequence GATAGGATGGTACAACCCGATAATAATACACCGGTCCAAAATACGATCTCCCCAAAATAGTTAGGACATCTGACAATAGAATAAAGACCTTTTGTTGCGACCATATTGGAAACCTCCTTCTTTTGCTTTGATTTCTGCTGATCTGCTACACCTTCAAGCATAAGTCCTGCTATCATGACCAATGCTCCAATGATTGGAACAAGTGTCTCCTTTTCTGTCCCATTTGCTAACCGGTAATAAACCGGTGTAACCTGTGCTACGTAAAGAAATGATACTGGAATCCAGATGGCACATTTTACTCCAAATGGCATCGGTTTCTCTGTCTTAGCTGCTTTCTTTAATGTCTTTCGGTAAGTTGCACTCTTATATTCCCGATAGGCTAAGAAGCCACTTAATCTTACCCCATAGCAAACAAATAAGACACATAAAAGTACGATGACAGGTGTTACCCTTGTATGGTACAAAAGAAGCATTACTATCCCCTCGCCTGCAATCGCCCATCCATATCCGATCGATAAGAAATAGACATATTTATAAAAGCCGACTGCACATAAAATAAGTGATACAACCAATAGAATCCACATATTGTTTGGAAAAACTACATTCATTGCTGCTGCAAAATTCATCAAACCACTCCCTTACTCTGAACATTAATGCTTATTATTCGGTTGATAACAAGTTCTTACATACTCCTTAAAACTTCGTTCTCCATACTTCGTATCGCCAACCATCTCATTGGATAAAGTCCATTTCGAGAACTTGATAATCGCTTCTTTCCCGTTCTTCTTCCACTTATTTACCTTTGCTAGCACATCAAAGAGCCAAGGCGGAGCATACGAGATCTGTGCTGTCTTACCTGCTGCTGCAAAAAACATCCTTGCAATCTCCTCATAAGAATATGTCTCCTTCCCCCCTACATCATATGTCACATTCAAATCCTTTAGATGCTCCATGATAAAACAAGCAAAATCAGCAGTATCAATGACATTTGCATGAACTGGTTTCTTTCCTAATAACGTTACCTTTCCTTTTTCAATCATTGGCATAAATACATGGGCAATGTCGTAAAAATACCCGGTTGGGCGATGAATAACATAGGAGATTCCACTCTTTTTTAGTTCCTGCTCCATCAGATACTTCGCGTGAAGCATCGGTACATCTTCTCGTCCGTCTGCCTTTAAAACTGATATGTACACAAATTTCTTTACCTTAGCACGAACTGCCTCATCTAGTAGATTTTTATTTCCATGATAATCAATATCATAGTTGGTTAGTGTGGCACTCGTTTTTGTTAATCCTACGGTTGTAATAACCGCATCCGCACCTTCACAGATACCCATTAATGATTCTGTCTTTGTTATATCGATCTGCTTAGCCTGATAGCTCCCAGGATCTAGTCCCTCTATCTTTCTAATTACTTGATCTACTGCGACCACTTCGTATCCCTCTTTAATCGCTTGCCGTAATAGATCACTTCCTAATTTACCAAATGCTCCTGCGATCACAAGTTTCATCTGATTCCCACTCCTTTTTCATCCTCTTTAATTGGCATGATAATATTACAATAAAAGGATTTCGCTCCTTTTTCACCTAGCACACGCGTAAGAATCTTACTTGATGGATTTCCCTCTTTGATCATCCGTTTTCGAAAGGTCTGTAACTTATTTAGATTCTCAGAGATATCACCGGAAACATTCTGACTCAGCTTCCCATAAGCTTTTACTGTCTTTAATAACATTTTGATCAGTTCTGGTTCCTCCTCTCTCGTATTACCTTTAATTAAAGAATACTTTGTCCGAAGAGATACATACCAAGCTGATGTTTCCTTATAGTCAGGAAGATACTCGTACTGTCTTGCAATTTTAAGAAGGGAGATTGGAACCTGCTTCTTCTCTGTATGATCATAATACTCGATGAAGACCGCTCTCTTCTTACCAACACTCATACAATCAATGAGCAAATAAGGAATATCGGTTCCTAAGTTCGGGGTAAATGACATGGTTAATAGCCGCATCCCTCCCATTGCCTTCGTCTGCATGATCATCAGATTTCCAAAATCCTTAACACCAAATTTTTTCACAATAAAGCGAAAAAAAGGAAGATACTTTGGATAGTGTATCTTTTCATAATTACCTACTGATATCGATTGAATCTTTGCCTCTTTCGTAAGGATCTCCACCACTTCACTTGCTAAAGCCTGAGTATCATTTAATGTGAGCACCTCAATCGCCTCTTTCCTTTAAGCTAACACCTTTTGAAGAATCGCTTGCAACTTAGCAAATTCTATTTGTTCCTGACTGGCACTTAGGAAATTCTCTGCCAGAAAGGTAATTGTAAAATCATCGATTGATTGATCCTTCCTCTTACAGAGTTGGCGGATCGGTTCCTCTAACTGGCTTCGCAATTTCTGATGTCGCTCTCTGGAAGAATACTTACTATAGACAGCTGTACTATTCTGAAAAATATTATGATAAAGTTCTTCAAAGGCTAATAGCTCCCCATAAATTGCTTCTAATCCAGTAAACAGTTCTTCTGCTCGTTCGACCTTTCGTTTCATCTGATCTAACGACTTCATCCAATCCTCTAGAACTACGGAAGCAATAACCATATCCTTCGAGGAAAAGTAATTATAAAAAGTCCCAACTGCAACTTCACATTTTGCTGCTACTGTTCGAATATTAAATGCTTGATATCCGTCTTCAAATAACTCTTTTCTTGCTTCCACTAATATATTCTCTCGTAGATTCTCGATTACTTTTGGTATCGTACTCATCTCCTTTATGAACATGTTCATTTAAAATATATTCCTTTTAATGGAAAATAGCAAGTTGTCCGGAGTATTTTTTTCTTCTTTGATTACGATTGTATGTATCATCCATAATTGGTATCATAGAAACAGATAAAGAAATGAACAAACTGGAATATGGAGGAATGGAAAATGTACTCACTTTTACTGGCACTTATTTATATCGCTTTTATCAGCCTTGGACTTCCCGACTCGCTTCTTGGATCAGGATGGCCTGTCATGCATAATGATCTGAATGTTTCAATCTCTTATATGGGAATCGTGTCTATGGTCATATCCGGAGGAACGATCATATCAAGTCTTCTTTCAGATAAATTAACAAGAAAGCTCGGTACTCGTATTGTAACGGTTAGCAGTGTGTTTCTAACGGCCGTTGCTTTGCTTGGTTTTTCCTTTTCGAATCACTTCTGGATGCTCCTTGTATTCGCAATTCCTTATGGTCTTGGCGCAGGAGCAATTGATGCAGCACTAAATAACTATGTTGCCCTCCACTATACCTCAAAGCATATGAGCTGGCTACATTGCTTTTGGGGTGTTGGAACCATCGTCAGTCCGTTTGTTATGAGCCACGCCCTAGCTACTTCGACTTGGAACAATGGGTATCGCGTTGTCGCCTTTATTCAACTAGGTATCGGTCTGCTTCTCCTTGCCACTCTCCCCGTCTGGAGAGCCAATCAACAACATGTCGAAGATAATGCAGTAAGCATCGGATTAGTTGGTGCATTAAAGATCAAGGGGGTTCCTTACCTTTTAATTGGCTTTTTCGCATATTGTGCCACAGAAGCTACTGCAATGTATTGGGCAAGTACCTATCTGGTTGAAGTTAATGGTATAACCACCGACCGAGCGGCTCGATTTGCCTCACTGTTTTACATAGGTTTGACCGTAGGAAGGTTCCTAAGTGGCTTTATTATGAATAAACTCGGAGATAGAAAGATGATCATCCTCGGTACTTGTATATTAACCTGTGGAATAATCTCTTTACTGATCCCTGTAGGAAACCCAATCGTTTCATTTGCGGGATTTATTATTATCGGGTTGGGCTGTGCGCCGATCTATCCTTGCATTATTCATTCCACACCGCATAATTTCGGTGCCGAGAATTCTGGAGCGATTATCGGAATCCAAATGGCAAGTGCCTATGTCGGTTCCACATTTATTCCACCGCTATTTGGACTACTCGGTAATCTAATCAGCTTTACAATCCTCCCTGTGTACTTATTGATTTTTATTATTATAATGATCAGTATGACTGAATTAACCTTCCGGATTACTTCCCAAAAACACTAACGTAATAAAAAAAATAAGCAAGGAATGTATCGTTATTATTGCTTCAATACATTCCCTGCTTTTCTATTAACAAAGTGACTTTGTGAACAAACTACTTGGTAATTCCGATCAGATCCATTAAGTACTTCGCATTGGTCGTTGTCGATCTGCCTGCTTTTAGCTTATAGTCAAAAATTATTTTTCTATCTTGATAGGATTCCGAAAAACTATAGTTCCAAATTCGTTTTGTATGTTTTTCTAATTCACATAACTCAAGATCATGAGTTGTGATCATCCCGATCGCATCATACGCGTTAAGCTGTAAAATAACCTCTCTCGCTCCCGTCAACCGATCCACCGAATTTGTTCCACGGAATATCTCATCGATTAAAAACAGTACTTGCTCTTCATTCTTTGCTAACTCAATAATGCCTTTGATCCGTTTTAACTCTGCATAAAAGGTCGAGATTCCCTCATTCAGATCATCTGCGATTCTCATAGAAGTCATAATCTTCATTGGTGCAAAGTTCATTTGCTCTGCACATACCAAGCTGCCAGACTGCGCTAACACTAGATTGATACCAATTGTTCGCAAGAAGGTCGTTTTACCTGACATATTAGAACCTGAGATAATAAAAATCTGCTCATCCAATCCAACATCATTTGTGACTCTAACCTCGTTTTGAATTAAGGGGTGTCCCATTTTCTTCGCTTTGATTACTTTTCTACTCTCTTCTATCGTAGGAAGACTAACTTGACTGCATACCCTTGGGAGATTTGCAAAACATATTAAACTCTCTATCTCACCTAGAGCAAGAAACCAATCTTTTGCATGATCCGCATAATTTTCTTTCCATCTTTCTAATAGAAATACACATTGATAATCCCATAAGAATAGTGCATTCAACACAAAATAAATGATCACATTACTCCTCACACTGATGCATTCTGCTATGATCTCTAGATCTTTGATCGCTTTTATCGCAGATACATCTGAGTCCTTAAGGCACTCTTTGATTTCTATTAATTTTTCTGAAGTGAATTCTTTATCGATCATTCTCTTCCAGACATTTCGGTAAGCGCTTACCAGATAAGGTAAATTATAGACTCTTCTTAAATACGCCTGTGTGTGGACGACTCCAAGAATCCAGATTACAATCTGGATGCTCCAACAACCGATCGCTGCTTTTAAAAATAATTCTGGATGAATGATTGCAATGATCATCAATCCGGCTATTGATAGAAATGGAACTGCACTTATCACTCTTTTTAACTGCCTATTTTTCATAAATAATGTCTTATCTGTTAATGCATCCACTAATTTCGAACTATGCTCATCTGCTCCTATCTTTCCCGTTTCGTACTCCACTTCATTTGTAAACTTAATGTCCTTACTGAGTTCTACAATCGCCTGCTGTCGCTTACAAATTTCTGATGCAGTAAAATCAGGATAAAGTAGATTCTTTGCAAATAGCTGTCTCCCGTACCAGGTATGGGTCGTATTTAGCAGTTGAAATAATGATTTATTTCCAACCACATCGAGGTCGCAAGCATATGGGTGATCACGATCGATAAATTCTTCTCCAATATCAGGAAACTGCGTCCATTTTCCAGATAGTCGTTCTAAGTGTCTCTTATTAATTGCGATCATTCCTTCTGAATACATCATTCTTTCACGTAATCCTGCCTGATAGTGCCATAAGAAGAGTAAAATAACAAACTCGATCACAGCGAGTACAATCTCTCTATGCTCTGTTCCCCTAGTAAATGCATTATAAACTGAGACGAAGAAGAGTCCTGCAAAAATAAGCTTACTGTATCCGATCACATTAAACATCTTATTTTGCTCTTTTAAGCTCGTTTCCTCATCCTCGATCATCCTCTGAAACGTTTCCTCCAATGGAATTCCTTCTTCCTTATGCCTTTTCTCCTATCTTACCATTTCGACTTAGTATCGTCTATGAGAGATCCGAAGTTAACAGTTTCTCCATTAGATAAAACTGTCCTTTTCGTAAGTCTGCATTCCCTACTTTCTCATAGCCCGCTCTTTTATACATCTTTAGAGCATAAGGATTCTGCGAAAATGCATCTAGTCGAATGGCACGAATCCTATTCAATCTCATCTGCTCATGAATATGCGTAAGGGTTGCCGCACCCACGCCACAATTCTGATAGTTTGGATGTACACATACACGATGCAGAATTACAAACTGATCCTCTTGGTATTTCCATTCACCATTTATATATTGCTCATCCATCTCATTATTTAAAACATAGACAACGCCAATCTTATCCTCAATTTTTCCTACATATAGTTCCTTGGCACTTAGGTCTTTGGCCAACTGAGCACGATCCGGATAAATTTCATCCCACTGTGGTATCTGAAGTCGGTCCATCTCTTTAATGGCAGCTACAAATAATTCATAAATCTCATCTAACTCTTCCATGGTTCCCATACTATATTTTATTTGCATGATTTTTTCCTCCAATATATTTGTACCTTGTAAACTCTTAATTTTCACTCTATAATTATATTGTTGTAACATACATTAATCTATCAAATATGAACTTAATTTTATCAATATATTGAGGTGCTCATGAAACCAAAACCAATTATCCTATCATCGGATCGAAAAGAATCTCTTCAGACTCAATTACAAGATCTCCCCATCGCTTACTATATCAGTAACTTCAAAGATTCCAATTATGACTATGTAGACTGGCACTGGCATGATGAAGTACAGTATTGCCTGGTAGTAAAGGGAACCATCCTGTTTCATGTCAATCAAGAAACGTATGAAATTGAAGAGGGAAATGGTATCTTTATTAATTCCCGTCAGATTCATTGTTCCAAACCTATCGGTTCAACCAATGCCCTCTATCACTGCTTTGAATTTTCACCTACACTTCTCTTCCATGATTATAACAGTAGTATCTACAAGTCTTATGTAATGCCGATTGTGAAAGATTCTCAATGCAGCGCCATCGTTCTCGATCAAAATAGGCCGCGATGCTTAGAAATTCTTAACGGAATTCGTTCGGTTAGAAAGCTTCTGGACGAATCTCAGCCTGCTTTCGAATTAAATCTATTAGTTGAAATCATTAAAATATGGAAAAATACTTTTCTAAGTCCCAATATCCAAAAGAATACCTCTCCCGTTACTACCCGTGAGAATGAACGCTTACGAACAATTTTCACGATTATTCAGACACAATATTCTGACGATCTTACTTTAGAAGATATTTCAAAATCCGCTCATCTAAGCAGAAGTGAATGCAGCCGTTTCTTTCATAAATGCACAGGACAAGGTCTCTTTCAATATCTGAACCAATATCGTATCCATAAAAGCTTAGAACTCCTAATTAATTCCGATCTTAGTATTGCTGATGTTGCTTATTCTGTTGGATTCGCAAGTCAGAGTTACTATACGGCATGTTTTAAGAAAGAGATGCATATGACGCCGAAACAATATCAGAAACAATACTCCATATAAAAAATACCTCCTTACTAGGAGGTATCAGCTTGTCGACAAAGGCGCCAAGCTTGGATGAAAGGCACCTTTCATCCAGTCTTTCAATCAGAATGCCTAGCGCTCGCTCGTGCAAGTTGCAAAGAACGCAACCTACTCGCACTAGGCCAGAAGCCGAAAAGCGTCGTTTCCGTCTTCTGATACCAAATGGAGAACGAAGTTCTCCAAACCTCTCCCTAAGATGAAAATTGGGTGAGTGAAAGCAATGTCTACAGTCTGATACCTCCTTACTAGGAGGTATTTCTTTACTAATCTATTTTACTTTTACATCGCAAAAATAAACACGATCGCCGATTCTTGCTTCTATTGTTGTTTTACCTTTTTTCATTCCCTTTACTTTACCGGAACTACTAACTGTCGCAATCTTATTATTCCAAGAACTCCACTTAATCTTCTTTTTATTATTCGATAAAGAAAGTTTTGTTGTCTTTCCTTTCTTCAACGTAACCGAATACTTATTGATCTGTGGTGACTTATATTTTTTATCGATCTTAGTTGTATTACAGCTTACCGCAATGATCGGACTCTTAAATAATGAGAATTGATATATGAAAGAATCTGGTTTTAGAAAATATCTTGTATACGTTGGTCCGCCATTATTTGTTGTATCAATATGATACCATTTATCATCGATCTGTACCACATTCCACGCATGATTCGCTCTACTAGGAACATATTGACAAGGGATCTTAAACGCTCCCATAAATAATTCAAAGGCTCTCGCATAGCCTTCACAGACTGCTTTTCCGCTGATCAAGGCGTCATTTCTGACTTTTAAAGTATGATCATATTTTACATTGTGTCTAAGCCATAAATTAATCGCCCAGATTTTCTCATAATCTGTTAGATTCTTCAAATTATAGTTTGACTCAACTTGTTCAATACGACTGCCTTCATCTCTTGGAAGTACGGTTACCGTACAAGTATACTTCTTCCCTTGATACGTTGCCGTAATCT carries:
- a CDS encoding oxidoreductase, producing the protein MKLVIAGAFGKLGSDLLRQAIKEGYEVVAVDQVIRKIEGLDPGSYQAKQIDITKTESLMGICEGADAVITTVGLTKTSATLTNYDIDYHGNKNLLDEAVRAKVKKFVYISVLKADGREDVPMLHAKYLMEQELKKSGISYVIHRPTGYFYDIAHVFMPMIEKGKVTLLGKKPVHANVIDTADFACFIMEHLKDLNVTYDVGGKETYSYEEIARMFFAAAGKTAQISYAPPWLFDVLAKVNKWKKNGKEAIIKFSKWTLSNEMVGDTKYGERSFKEYVRTCYQPNNKH
- a CDS encoding transcriptional regulator, TetR family; the encoded protein is MNMFIKEMSTIPKVIENLRENILVEARKELFEDGYQAFNIRTVAAKCEVAVGTFYNYFSSKDMVIASVVLEDWMKSLDQMKRKVERAEELFTGLEAIYGELLAFEELYHNIFQNSTAVYSKYSSRERHQKLRSQLEEPIRQLCKRKDQSIDDFTITFLAENFLSASQEQIEFAKLQAILQKVLA
- a CDS encoding permease of the major facilitator superfamily → MYSLLLALIYIAFISLGLPDSLLGSGWPVMHNDLNVSISYMGIVSMVISGGTIISSLLSDKLTRKLGTRIVTVSSVFLTAVALLGFSFSNHFWMLLVFAIPYGLGAGAIDAALNNYVALHYTSKHMSWLHCFWGVGTIVSPFVMSHALATSTWNNGYRVVAFIQLGIGLLLLATLPVWRANQQHVEDNAVSIGLVGALKIKGVPYLLIGFFAYCATEATAMYWASTYLVEVNGITTDRAARFASLFYIGLTVGRFLSGFIMNKLGDRKMIILGTCILTCGIISLLIPVGNPIVSFAGFIIIGLGCAPIYPCIIHSTPHNFGAENSGAIIGIQMASAYVGSTFIPPLFGLLGNLISFTILPVYLLIFIIIMISMTELTFRITSQKH
- a CDS encoding MutS-related protein, family 1, which translates into the protein MEETFQRMIEDEETSLKEQNKMFNVIGYSKLIFAGLFFVSVYNAFTRGTEHREIVLAVIEFVILLFLWHYQAGLRERMMYSEGMIAINKRHLERLSGKWTQFPDIGEEFIDRDHPYACDLDVVGNKSLFQLLNTTHTWYGRQLFAKNLLYPDFTASEICKRQQAIVELSKDIKFTNEVEYETGKIGADEHSSKLVDALTDKTLFMKNRQLKRVISAVPFLSIAGLMIIAIIHPELFLKAAIGCWSIQIVIWILGVVHTQAYLRRVYNLPYLVSAYRNVWKRMIDKEFTSEKLIEIKECLKDSDVSAIKAIKDLEIIAECISVRSNVIIYFVLNALFLWDYQCVFLLERWKENYADHAKDWFLALGEIESLICFANLPRVCSQVSLPTIEESRKVIKAKKMGHPLIQNEVRVTNDVGLDEQIFIISGSNMSGKTTFLRTIGINLVLAQSGSLVCAEQMNFAPMKIMTSMRIADDLNEGISTFYAELKRIKGIIELAKNEEQVLFLIDEIFRGTNSVDRLTGAREVILQLNAYDAIGMITTHDLELCELEKHTKRIWNYSFSESYQDRKIIFDYKLKAGRSTTTNAKYLMDLIGITK
- a CDS encoding acetyltransferase produces the protein MQIKYSMGTMEELDEIYELFVAAIKEMDRLQIPQWDEIYPDRAQLAKDLSAKELYVGKIEDKIGVVYVLNNEMDEQYINGEWKYQEDQFVILHRVCVHPNYQNCGVGAATLTHIHEQMRLNRIRAIRLDAFSQNPYALKMYKRAGYEKVGNADLRKGQFYLMEKLLTSDLS
- a CDS encoding transcriptional regulator, AraC family, giving the protein MKPKPIILSSDRKESLQTQLQDLPIAYYISNFKDSNYDYVDWHWHDEVQYCLVVKGTILFHVNQETYEIEEGNGIFINSRQIHCSKPIGSTNALYHCFEFSPTLLFHDYNSSIYKSYVMPIVKDSQCSAIVLDQNRPRCLEILNGIRSVRKLLDESQPAFELNLLVEIIKIWKNTFLSPNIQKNTSPVTTRENERLRTIFTIIQTQYSDDLTLEDISKSAHLSRSECSRFFHKCTGQGLFQYLNQYRIHKSLELLINSDLSIADVAYSVGFASQSYYTACFKKEMHMTPKQYQKQYSI